The nucleotide window atacaaTGGCTAGCTGACTGCAGCTAGCCGTTgccttacatttttttttttttatgaatttaaaccttttttttctataaatacctaagccattcctataccatttctcacataattttcaccCTTGCATACTATCTCACTTCATTCTATttcaaatttaagttgtagtttttaaatttaagttgttatttttaaatttaagttgtagttattaaatttaagttgttgttgtttttaaatttaaataataaattatgtttgaccctatggccctttggccctcggttggagacgaaggcaaatatgaccatgtactcttcattaaaatattaatatcttggagggccaaaGAACTAAAACGAGTAGACAATATTAGTAGCAGAGAAGGTTGAATAGGTTTTCTGACGACACGTATGAAGTGGGTGCATACCCGCTCACTAGcacactctggtatttaggcacttttaggtttaaattactcacattttccatatcactacactttatggctttgtcaccttccaaTTGCCGGCCAgtacagctcgattcggagtcttagtggacattccgggtcggggtgtgtcatatataacaaaaaatgggtacattttatgtAAAAAACAATGGTACATTCTAgactaaaaaaaaagattttacattaaaaaatggtacttacaaaaaaaaaatgatacattttgcaaataataaaatggtacatttgtaacgaaaaatgggtacattataaataaattatgagtacaaataaaaggttaaaaaaattatgagtacaaataaaagtttaaaaaataagggacaaaaataaattaatatatgggtacaaattaaaatttaaaagaaaattggtacaatttaaaaaaaaaggttgcaaattaaaaatgggtacaaactacaaacagaaatatatgataaaaaagtttagccataaatataaatatactaaatgAAACGTTTCTAACACTAAGTAAATGACGTTAATTAAAatccaaggaccttgataaaaaaaattaaaaagaaataagattttaatcaatgaaatataaaaatagGGATGACAACCTAATTTCTTCTAAATAAAATATGAATATCTTTGCCAGAGTGAGAACAGGTTGGTTGTTGGTTACACTACACATGAAGCTAAATGGACACATTGAATATTTGATTGAGATGGTGCCAATTACCAAAAGGAGGGTCCATATAAGAGAGTTTGTTAAAGTAGTGATATACAAGCAAACCATCCAGATACAATTATTATTAAACCTTACTTAGAATATAGAACTTCTTCTAACAAAGCCAGTCTTAATCCAACCAACCTAATTAAACtattaatctctctctctctctctctctctctctcattaagCTATTACTTCTATCTTCACCTCACACACAACATACTTCAACACCAAGCCAAACATTACCTTGCATTGCACCACCTCCACCAACAGCAACAGCAACagcaaacctctctctctctctctctctctaactgcATAACAACAAATAACATATAAATTCCGTTATGGCCTCTAACTGTTTTGATGCTCCCCCTCCACTCTCAACTCTCCTCTTTCCCTTAATCCACATCCAGTATAATATATTACATGCATGGAGCCCAACACCAACATCGCCTTGCCCAACACACCCGATTCCTCCCGAGGTTTCTGCTCCGATTTCTCCTCAAATTACCAGCCTATATACACACTTCCGAGCTCCCTCTCTCTTACTCCGTCCACCCGCTCCTCCTTCTCCGATACGGACTCCGACGACCACCACCACAGTACGACGTCTCACCGCCTCAACCAGGCTCAGCTGGTCCTCGAGTACGAGGAGCTCCGCGACCACTATGATCTATGCAATTCTCACCTTCGCAACCTCACTAACGAGCTCGACTCGCTCCGCCGCGAGAACGCCCAACTCCGGTCGGCGAACACCGACCTCGTCAAGCTCCTTTCTTCGCAGGCCGCCTTCCAGAGCTTCCTCCTCTCGTCGTCGTCATCGTCCGCGTATCAGAGTCCGACGGCGACGTCGTTTCTCGACGACTTTCGGCGACTCGGATTTGGATCTCTTGGTCTCGGTCCTCAGGACGGCGTCGTTTCCGAGGAATCCTCCGATATCAGTCCGACGAGCGTCATGGAGCGAAACAGATTCGTCGACGCGGACCGGATCTCGCTTCCCAAGAGCATTTCCGTTCGCTCCTCGAATCGACCACGTGTCCTGAGCGTTTCTAGACCGATGACTGTGagttaaataaaatttacaaactttCAATCATTAAAACCGAATTAAATGAATTttgattaaataattaattgtaaTTAAGATTATAAAGTGGGTGATGGTAGTGTGTGGGAAAGTGCAGCAAAGCCAGGTGAAGGTGTTCAATCAGGGCATGCTGAAGACGGAGCTTTGCAACAAGTGGGAGGAGACGGGGACGTGTCCGTACCAGGAGAATTGCCAGTTTGCTCACGGCGTTAGGGAGCTCCGTCCCGTGATGAGGCACCCGCGCTACAAGACTCAGCTCTGCCGGATGGTGTTAGCTGGTGGCGCGTGTCCTTACGGTCACCGGTGCCACTTCCGTCACTCGCTTACTGAGCAGGAGAAGCTGCAGTTGGTCGTCTCAGACTCGTTTTGaagcaaaaaaaacaaaaaaaccagtACGTTTttctttagtgtaaatatattgtttgtacggaaaaaaaaaacaaaaaaccgcaATCATAAAAATTGAGACCGTAAAATTAAGACAGTAATAATGAAGGAATTAAGTAAATTACTATAGTGGCATGCATGCTCCATGCATTGCAGGGAGGGAAATGTGGATTTTGATATGTTACTTTAGGATCCCAAACTTAAATGTAGAAATTCGGGATCCATTATTTCACTcgtattgatttttttaattaattaatatatatttgaaatgtcCATGGTTGTACGCAACGTTCAATTCAAGTAAAGCTTCATTACTATTCATTCAGCAAACTTTATACATATGGCTCTCACAAGTCACCAAATATGCAGATGTACAACATTGCATTGAAGGTGAACGAAAGATTGAAGAGAAAACTAGCAAGcaatagaagaaaaagaaagaaaattactACGATTACTGAAAATAAAGATTAACAATATTTTCACGAATTCGAGATTGAAAATCCCAAATATCCGAAATTTAGAACAAGTTTGCGATAGACACCAAGAAGTCAAGAAGTTGATCATTCCGAAGAGCCCTGGATATGTCACAATGCTGAAGTGTACGCCTCTTGCTTTCTTCGGTGTGCAACCATGAACGAAGTGTGAGCTCCATGATGAAAAGCTCACATGCTTTGGAGAACAAGATGGGAGTCTCCGAGCTAATCAACTGAAATTAGGATATTCAATCTAATTAGTATTTTAGAAagtttagtaaattaaaaaggaGTTTGCTTATATACTAATCAAAAGATTAAATTTGTTCAAACCTTAACTTTTCCATCTGATTTCATTATTCGTTTTACCCTTGCAATAGGAAATTCGTGATGGGTTTTCCTCACTGTGGATTATACATTATAAGAAGCCAATACGTGGCGGTTAGAAACTTAAATCCATAAAAATGAAAGATGTTGGCGAAAGTCAGGCATGCGAGCGTAGAAGATACTAGTCGTGATCATTATTGCAAGACAATGGTTCATTTATCACGAACAATCTACCACGGATGGCTAGTCAATTGTGTATCATGATGTCCGTGGTGGAATTGGATTTTTTTGACCATTAGCTCTTCATGACCGTGGTAAATGAGATGTGGTAAATGACATGTTTTCTTCTAGTTATAGACAACAACAAAATAAGAACCTGGTGTATTTTGAATCTCGAACAACTGTTGATTCCAAAATAGATCTATATTTTCCTTCTGCAGTTGAGTAAAACTAGAGCGTCTCGCCTCATGATCTTCCTCCTGCATAATCAAACGATATcaagaaaattaaataattagaagaataaagaaaaacacATGATCATGTCTAGCATAAGAAACTAGTAGAAGGAAATTAGCTAGGTTCACCTCTTTGGTAGAAAGATGAGGGTCGCAATCGGGCAGCATGAAAGAATCCAATGGCATGAAATCATCGACTGGGGAAGAAGTGCTCGAAGAAGATGAGAAATTGATAGAATGGTTCAAATCCATAAGTACGCTAAAATATTTGAAGTGCTTCTGGCTAGTTTCTAGCAACTTAATTTTAGATGAGGTACATATTGAGTCGTTTAAATAGAGAGAAGTGGGTGGAAAagtagagttttttttttttttttttttgcttttaatcATCTTCTTATTTGTTTTTAAGTTAGAAGAATCCAAGAGCAATAAGTTTGAAGTCAAAAAGCACCCATGACCATTGAATATGAGGTAATCTGAAACTGGATATTACTAATTAATGATCAGGATATGATGTGTAATTAAGAGAGAATCTATTGCTATATATGAGTGTTTTTGGAGGAGGAGTCTGTCCTCTTCTAATCTCTCTCgccttctctctttttctatttGAATGGTTACGGTTtaaccacgtcaacatcttatattgatttttttttataaaaacaataagacaaaaaacaatatgtgAGAGGAGAGGAGGGAAGGGGATGTgaataggaggggagagaatcattCTCcagtgtttttttgttttaaattttggaggCCTTTACATACGTGAATATGAAAGATGTAAAAGAAGTGTGCTCCTATTCAATGACTACAGTTGAAAGCATATGTTTTTCACACAACCATATATATTTGATTTTCACATGCTACAATGTAaaaatcccacataaatctaCCACAATACGGATTTTATGCTCCGATGGATGTAATGATGGATTCTGTTTTGGGCAAGCCAATTTTTTCATACACAAAATGCATCAATTTGTTGTATATGTGTACGTAATAAAGCATAATCTAATGTTATAGGTTCATGATCCAGGATGATCCACGACAGTAAATATCAATAAATATTTAGAGATAAGTGAACTACATAGAATAACAAACTTATTATACACATGTTCCTCTGAATATTGTATTCTCAACAATGTTAAAAATACAACATTTTGTTAACGCCttgtattgtttatatttttgtcAGTTGGATAAAAAAGAGCTTTTTGACAAATTAATCAGTGCACAATGAGATGCATTGGATATTTTTGGTTTAATATTGTTACTAGTATAAAAAGTCCAAGGCAATGATATGGATTGGTTGGAGACATTCTTCATAACCTCCAAGCTTAATGAAAAAGAGCAAGTAAATTAGGATTTATATATTCACCCTACTATAGCAATAggatttaatttgtttattttcctATTCggttttctttatttctttatgCATGTTTTAGGAGGATTTCCCTTTCTAATTATATTCCAACAAGGAGTAGGACTTGATCGatgactatatatatatatatatatatatatatatatatatataaagccttGGTTCCCTCTTCCCTCTTCCCTGCTGTACATATTAAGTCACAGATCGTGTTCTAGGTGTGGTTCAAGCTTTAGATGCCGCTTTCCCTGAGTTTTCCGCTGCTAAGCTAGAGATAAGATTGAAGGATGGCTGTGGCTGTGTGTGGAAGAAAGAGGT belongs to Malus sylvestris chromosome 17, drMalSylv7.2, whole genome shotgun sequence and includes:
- the LOC126609659 gene encoding zinc finger CCCH domain-containing protein 14-like produces the protein MEPNTNIALPNTPDSSRGFCSDFSSNYQPIYTLPSSLSLTPSTRSSFSDTDSDDHHHSTTSHRLNQAQLVLEYEELRDHYDLCNSHLRNLTNELDSLRRENAQLRSANTDLVKLLSSQAAFQSFLLSSSSSSAYQSPTATSFLDDFRRLGFGSLGLGPQDGVVSEESSDISPTSVMERNRFVDADRISLPKSISVRSSNRPRVLSVSRPMTQSQVKVFNQGMLKTELCNKWEETGTCPYQENCQFAHGVRELRPVMRHPRYKTQLCRMVLAGGACPYGHRCHFRHSLTEQEKLQLVVSDSF
- the LOC126609662 gene encoding nuclear transcription factor Y subunit C-2-like yields the protein MDLNHSINFSSSSSTSSPVDDFMPLDSFMLPDCDPHLSTKEEEDHEARRSSFTQLQKENIDLFWNQQLFEIQNTPVRKTHHEFPIARVKRIMKSDGKVKLISSETPILFSKACELFIMELTLRSWLHTEESKRRTLQHCDISRALRNDQLLDFLVSIANLF